In Actinomycetota bacterium, one genomic interval encodes:
- a CDS encoding trypsin-like peptidase domain-containing protein: protein MRRTMIVLVAVLAVTASACSVSLGDDASTGDSATGLNSATSTEPIDAGKEPVAAVVDRVLPAVVNVTTDVYQADGSSGQGVGTGFIVRDDGVIVTNCHVVEGGSRLTVFLSDQDRTEYEARLIGADCLNDLAVLDIDEQGLPTVPLGDSEGLRLGQRVVALGYALGLEGGPTVTTGIVSSLDRTIEAQDPNCRACEIQQTPQGEVPVRTYPSVIQTDAAINPGNSGGPLVDMAGNVVGINSAGNGQAENIGFAIKIDFVRDTIMSSIEEPLAATGYLGVSTTELTSDLRFQQGIDVETGAFVVGTLADGPADDVGIGEGDVIVSIDGQAIASPEDLGTVLDGLAPGDRVSVELVEADGGTRTVEVELAARPLPVEIP, encoded by the coding sequence ATGAGACGAACGATGATCGTGTTGGTCGCGGTGCTCGCCGTGACCGCGAGCGCCTGCTCCGTGTCCCTCGGTGATGACGCGTCCACGGGTGACAGCGCCACCGGACTGAACAGCGCGACCTCGACGGAGCCGATCGACGCCGGCAAGGAACCCGTCGCGGCGGTCGTCGATCGTGTCTTGCCAGCGGTCGTGAACGTCACGACCGACGTGTACCAGGCCGACGGCAGCTCCGGGCAGGGCGTCGGCACCGGCTTCATCGTCCGCGACGACGGCGTGATCGTCACGAACTGCCACGTCGTCGAAGGAGGGTCCCGCCTCACGGTCTTCCTCTCCGACCAGGACCGCACCGAGTACGAGGCGCGGCTGATCGGCGCCGACTGCCTCAACGACCTCGCCGTGCTGGACATCGACGAGCAGGGCCTGCCGACGGTGCCGCTCGGTGACTCCGAGGGACTTCGACTCGGCCAGCGCGTCGTCGCGCTCGGGTACGCGCTCGGACTCGAAGGGGGCCCGACCGTGACGACCGGGATCGTCTCGTCGCTCGATCGCACGATCGAGGCGCAGGACCCCAACTGCCGGGCGTGCGAGATCCAGCAGACCCCGCAGGGAGAGGTGCCGGTGCGTACCTACCCGAGCGTGATCCAGACCGACGCTGCGATCAACCCCGGCAACTCGGGCGGCCCGCTCGTCGACATGGCCGGCAACGTCGTGGGCATCAACTCCGCGGGCAACGGCCAGGCGGAGAACATCGGGTTCGCGATCAAGATCGACTTCGTGCGCGACACGATCATGTCGTCGATCGAGGAGCCGCTCGCGGCGACCGGCTACCTCGGGGTCTCCACGACCGAGCTCACCTCCGATCTCAGGTTCCAGCAGGGCATCGACGTCGAGACAGGAGCGTTCGTGGTGGGCACGCTCGCCGACGGCCCCGCCGACGACGTCGGCATCGGCGAAGGGGACGTGATCGTCTCGATCGACGGTCAGGCGATCGCCTCGCCCGAGGACCTCGGCACCGTGCTCGATGGACTCGCCCCGGGCGACCGCGTGTCGGTCGAGTTGGTCGAGGCCGACGGCGGCACGCGCACCGTCGAGGTCGAGCTCGCCGCTCGGCCCCTGCCCGTCGAGATCCCATAG
- a CDS encoding MoaD/ThiS family protein — MKVKLRNPDRQVDLPGGRPIREVLDELGIDGDTVLVIRDGELVTRHEQVGDDDELEVRPVISGGSR; from the coding sequence GTGAAGGTCAAGCTGCGCAACCCCGACCGTCAGGTCGACCTCCCCGGAGGACGCCCGATCCGCGAGGTACTCGACGAGCTCGGCATCGACGGAGACACCGTGCTCGTGATCCGCGACGGCGAGCTCGTCACCCGGCACGAGCAGGTGGGCGACGACGACGAGCTCGAGGTCCGTCCGGTGATCTCCGGGGGGTCCCGGTGA
- a CDS encoding glycine cleavage T C-terminal barrel domain-containing protein, with protein MAEPFDMSLVQRGARNRRTPYYEATQRYGPKGFTVYNHMYFPIRFDTFEAEFDALLNAVTLWDVSVERCLEISGPDGFTFAQLLTPRDLSKCAVGQAKYVLICDSDGGIINDPVLTRMDENTFWFALASSDALLFARGLRNAYPDLDVTIQEADVAPLQVQGPRSKDLMVKLLGEDILDLRYYFWMHAEIAGVPVVVTRTGWTSEVGYEVYTTDTARGNDVYEAIMAAGQEFGIVPTGPSDIRRIEGAIFNWGADMTYENNAIEMGLDRLIDWDTLDDAACISLAALRRIRDAGVKRRIVGIEIDGDPFPALNNVKWSVSSGERVVGKVTSAIHSPRLGANIGFAWVPTELSTLGTELGVSSEWGERVATVVDMPFVDPKKQIPVS; from the coding sequence ATGGCAGAGCCGTTCGACATGTCCCTGGTGCAGCGGGGCGCCCGCAACCGCCGAACCCCCTACTACGAGGCCACTCAGCGCTACGGTCCCAAGGGGTTCACCGTCTATAACCACATGTACTTCCCGATCCGGTTCGACACCTTCGAGGCGGAGTTCGACGCACTGCTGAACGCCGTCACCCTCTGGGACGTCTCGGTCGAACGGTGCCTCGAGATCTCGGGACCCGACGGGTTCACGTTCGCCCAGCTGCTCACCCCTCGCGATCTCTCGAAGTGCGCGGTCGGCCAGGCGAAATACGTGCTGATCTGCGACAGCGACGGCGGCATCATCAACGACCCTGTGCTCACGCGCATGGACGAGAACACGTTCTGGTTCGCGCTCGCGTCGAGCGATGCGCTGCTCTTCGCGCGTGGGCTGAGGAACGCCTACCCGGACCTCGACGTCACAATCCAGGAAGCCGACGTGGCGCCGCTCCAGGTGCAAGGCCCCCGATCCAAGGACCTGATGGTCAAGCTGCTCGGCGAGGACATCCTCGACCTCAGATACTACTTCTGGATGCATGCGGAGATCGCCGGAGTCCCCGTGGTAGTCACACGCACGGGATGGACGTCGGAGGTCGGCTACGAGGTGTACACGACCGACACCGCGCGGGGGAACGACGTCTACGAGGCGATCATGGCCGCCGGGCAAGAGTTCGGGATCGTCCCGACGGGGCCGAGCGACATCCGCCGCATCGAGGGCGCGATCTTCAACTGGGGCGCCGATATGACCTACGAGAACAACGCGATCGAGATGGGCCTGGATCGGTTGATCGACTGGGACACCCTCGACGACGCCGCGTGCATCTCCTTGGCGGCGCTCCGCCGGATCCGCGACGCGGGGGTGAAGCGCCGCATCGTCGGCATCGAGATCGACGGCGACCCGTTCCCCGCGCTGAACAACGTGAAGTGGTCGGTCTCGTCGGGGGAGCGGGTCGTGGGCAAGGTCACCTCGGCCATCCACTCGCCTCGGCTCGGTGCGAACATCGGGTTCGCCTGGGTCCCGACCGAGCTCTCAACGCTCGGCACGGAGCTCGGCGTGTCGTCGGAGTGGGGTGAACGGGTTGCCACTGTGGTCGACATGCCGTTCGTCGACCCCAAGAAGCAGATCCCGGTCTCGTAA
- a CDS encoding ATP-binding protein, which translates to MRCKRCRGPAVVEVRRHNAAFCKECFPGVFTEQVRKAIRRFEMFGRDDRVLVAVSGGKDSLALWDVLLDLGYDATGLYLGLGIGEYSDRSHDATEAFARERGAELRVVDLADEYGYDIPTAGREGSRSTCAVCGLSKRYAFNAAALDGDFDVIATGHNLDDEAATLLGNTLRWNTDFIARQSPLLPGRDGFVKKVKPLHRLSELETAAFAFLRGIDYVVEECPLVAGNTQLRYKEAMNAIEATSPGTKAQFFLGYLDRGMPLFAQDDVVLRPCESCGHPTTGRFCAFCRARAQVLDRRLEGPGIEEVPDEDRDVARSLSDEVMPVEIYGRTT; encoded by the coding sequence GTGAGGTGCAAGCGCTGCCGAGGGCCGGCGGTCGTCGAGGTGCGCCGGCACAACGCTGCCTTCTGCAAAGAGTGCTTCCCCGGGGTCTTCACCGAGCAGGTGCGCAAGGCGATCCGGCGTTTCGAGATGTTCGGGCGAGACGACCGCGTGCTGGTGGCCGTCTCCGGCGGGAAGGACTCGCTCGCCCTGTGGGACGTCCTGCTCGACCTCGGCTACGACGCGACCGGGCTCTACCTCGGGCTCGGCATCGGGGAGTACTCGGACCGCTCGCACGACGCCACCGAGGCCTTCGCCCGGGAGCGCGGCGCCGAGCTGCGCGTGGTCGACCTGGCCGACGAGTACGGGTACGACATCCCCACGGCCGGCCGTGAGGGATCGCGTTCAACCTGCGCGGTCTGCGGCCTGTCGAAGCGCTACGCGTTCAATGCGGCGGCGCTCGACGGGGACTTCGACGTGATCGCGACCGGCCACAACCTCGACGACGAGGCGGCCACGCTGCTCGGCAACACCCTGCGGTGGAACACCGATTTCATCGCGCGCCAGTCGCCGCTGCTCCCCGGCAGGGACGGCTTCGTGAAGAAGGTGAAGCCCCTCCATCGCCTGAGCGAGCTCGAGACGGCCGCCTTCGCGTTCCTGCGAGGGATCGACTACGTGGTCGAGGAGTGCCCCCTCGTCGCGGGGAACACCCAGCTCCGGTACAAGGAGGCGATGAACGCGATCGAGGCCACCTCGCCGGGCACGAAGGCGCAGTTCTTCCTCGGCTACCTCGACCGGGGCATGCCCTTGTTCGCGCAGGACGACGTGGTGCTGCGACCGTGCGAGTCGTGCGGGCACCCGACGACCGGCAGGTTCTGTGCGTTCTGTCGTGCCAGGGCGCAGGTCCTCGACCGGCGGCTGGAAGGGCCGGGCATCGAGGAGGTCCCCGACGAAGACCGCGACGTCGCCCGCTCGTTGTCCGACGAGGTCATGCCGGTCGAGATCTACGGACGCACGACATGA
- a CDS encoding tRNA (adenine-N1)-methyltransferase has translation MSGPFEAGERVVLIDQRDRTYLVHLATGATFHTHSGTLEHDAVIGAVEGTRLETSRGMVLVAYRPRFADFVLKMPRGAQVVYPKDVGPIVTYADIFPGARVLEAGSGSGALTIALCRAVGDAGRVVSYELRDEHREKAVANVEAFYGKMPDVVELRRGDLAEVAMTGERYERAVLDMPEPWGPLPALRQVLEPGGIVCAYLPTTVQVQQFVLALPGNGFQHIETFETLKRGWHVTERSVRPDHRMVGHTGFLTIARREA, from the coding sequence ATGAGCGGGCCGTTCGAGGCGGGAGAACGCGTCGTCCTGATCGACCAGCGCGACCGCACCTACCTCGTCCACCTCGCGACCGGCGCCACGTTCCACACGCACAGTGGGACCCTGGAGCACGACGCGGTGATCGGCGCCGTCGAAGGCACGCGACTCGAGACCTCGCGGGGCATGGTGCTGGTGGCGTACCGCCCGAGGTTCGCCGACTTCGTGCTGAAGATGCCGCGAGGCGCTCAGGTGGTCTACCCGAAGGACGTGGGTCCGATCGTGACCTACGCGGACATCTTCCCCGGGGCGCGCGTGCTCGAGGCAGGCAGCGGCTCGGGCGCGCTCACGATCGCCCTGTGCCGGGCCGTGGGCGACGCGGGCCGCGTCGTCTCGTATGAGCTCAGGGACGAGCATCGAGAGAAAGCGGTCGCGAACGTCGAGGCGTTCTACGGGAAGATGCCTGATGTCGTCGAGCTTCGACGGGGAGACCTTGCCGAGGTCGCCATGACCGGGGAGCGCTACGAGCGGGCCGTGCTCGACATGCCGGAGCCGTGGGGGCCGCTGCCGGCCCTCCGCCAAGTGCTCGAGCCGGGGGGCATCGTCTGTGCCTACTTGCCCACGACCGTGCAGGTGCAGCAGTTCGTGCTGGCGTTGCCCGGCAACGGCTTCCAGCACATCGAGACGTTCGAGACATTGAAGCGAGGATGGCACGTCACCGAGCGCAGCGTACGACCCGATCACCGCATGGTGGGGCACACCGGCTTCCTCACCATCGCACGCCGCGAGGCGTGA
- the arc gene encoding proteasome ATPase, with protein sequence MADREQVERYDAQVQELRGQVKFLEEEVGLLRRRLTNAPRQVTVLEEKLVEARQQLDRAVSQNQKLADALRAERDRIEALAEEVEKLSQPPASFGVYLASNDDGSIDVFTAGRKMRVMPAPDIDERAFRPGVQVVLNESLNVVEVLEPDRAGEVVKVKDRLGDDRVIVVGRGDEEYVAHLAGQLLSTHVRAGDNVLFDGRAGVATELLPKEEVEELVLEEIPDVSYEDIGGLEGQIDSIRDAVELPFLYAELFAEHELEAPKGVLLYGPPGCGKTLIAKAVAKSLAEKVAERTGRSDARSYFLNVKGPELLNKYVGETERQIREIFIRAKERSEEGLPVIVFFDEMDSIFRTRGTGISSDVESTIVPQLLSELDGVETLKNVIVIGASNREDLIDPAILRPGRLDVKIKIERPNQQQASDIMSKYLHPVVPIHPDEVSRYGGDPQQACFRMIEKTVEQMYEPNDRNRFLEVTYASGDKEILYFKDFNSGAMIENIVRRAKKDAIKRFLSMGDKGIRTEDLLTAIRDEFKENEDLPNTTNPDDWARISGKKGERIVYVRTLLGHDGDGRQVERVNAGQYL encoded by the coding sequence ATGGCGGATCGAGAGCAGGTCGAACGGTACGACGCACAGGTGCAGGAGCTTCGAGGCCAGGTGAAGTTCCTGGAGGAAGAGGTCGGACTGCTGCGCCGTCGGCTGACGAACGCCCCCCGCCAGGTCACCGTGCTCGAGGAGAAGCTCGTCGAGGCCCGCCAGCAGCTCGACCGAGCCGTCTCCCAGAACCAGAAGCTCGCCGACGCGCTGCGCGCCGAGCGCGACCGGATCGAGGCCCTCGCCGAGGAGGTCGAGAAGCTCTCGCAGCCACCTGCGTCGTTCGGCGTCTACCTCGCGAGCAACGACGACGGCTCGATCGACGTGTTCACGGCCGGCCGCAAGATGCGCGTGATGCCCGCTCCCGACATCGACGAGCGCGCGTTCCGCCCCGGCGTGCAGGTCGTGCTGAACGAATCCCTCAACGTCGTCGAGGTGCTCGAGCCCGATCGCGCCGGCGAGGTGGTGAAGGTCAAGGACCGCCTGGGTGACGACCGGGTGATCGTCGTCGGACGGGGCGACGAGGAGTACGTGGCCCACCTCGCGGGCCAGCTCCTCTCGACCCACGTGCGCGCGGGCGACAACGTCCTGTTCGACGGCCGCGCCGGCGTGGCCACCGAGCTCCTCCCGAAGGAAGAGGTCGAGGAACTCGTGCTCGAGGAGATTCCCGACGTGAGCTACGAGGACATCGGCGGTCTCGAGGGGCAGATCGACTCGATCCGAGACGCGGTCGAGCTGCCGTTCCTGTACGCGGAGCTGTTCGCCGAGCACGAGCTCGAGGCGCCCAAGGGCGTGCTGCTGTACGGACCCCCGGGCTGCGGCAAGACGTTGATCGCGAAGGCGGTCGCGAAGTCGCTCGCCGAGAAGGTCGCCGAACGCACCGGACGCTCCGACGCGCGGAGCTACTTCCTGAACGTCAAGGGTCCCGAACTGCTGAACAAGTACGTGGGGGAGACCGAGCGACAGATCCGGGAGATCTTCATCCGCGCCAAGGAGCGCAGCGAGGAAGGCCTCCCCGTCATCGTCTTCTTCGACGAGATGGACTCCATCTTCCGCACCCGTGGCACCGGCATCTCGAGCGACGTCGAGTCGACGATCGTGCCGCAGCTGCTGAGCGAGCTCGACGGCGTCGAGACGCTCAAGAACGTGATCGTGATCGGTGCGTCGAACCGCGAGGACCTGATCGACCCGGCGATCCTGCGCCCGGGGCGGCTCGACGTGAAGATCAAGATCGAGCGGCCGAACCAGCAGCAGGCGTCCGACATCATGTCGAAGTACCTGCATCCGGTCGTGCCGATCCACCCCGACGAGGTTTCCCGCTACGGCGGCGACCCGCAGCAGGCGTGCTTCCGCATGATCGAGAAGACGGTCGAGCAGATGTACGAACCGAACGATCGGAACCGGTTCCTGGAAGTCACCTACGCGAGCGGCGACAAGGAGATCCTGTACTTCAAGGACTTCAACTCGGGCGCGATGATCGAGAACATCGTTCGCCGCGCGAAGAAGGACGCGATCAAGCGCTTCCTGTCGATGGGCGACAAGGGCATCAGAACCGAGGACCTGCTGACCGCGATCCGCGACGAGTTCAAGGAGAACGAGGACCTTCCGAACACGACGAATCCCGACGACTGGGCGCGTATCTCGGGCAAGAAGGGCGAGCGCATCGTGTACGTGCGCACGCTGCTCGGCCACGACGGCGACGGCCGACAGGTCGAACGCGTGAACGCCGGGCAGTACCTGTAA
- a CDS encoding amidohydrolase encodes MSTSGNADLAFVNGAVYTVDAARSWARAVAVRGGRIVGVGTDDDIRAHVGPATEVVDLSGRMLVPGFQDAHVHPVGGGLDMLQCDLHDLSTEEEYLLAIKTYAEEHPEREWILGGGWSMDVFPGGTPTKELLDALVPNRFVYLPNRDGHSTWVNSSALEQAGITRDTPDPADGRIERTDDGEPSGTLHEGAAELVGRHAPAPTGEEMAEALLKGQEYLHSLGITAWQDAIVDDHQNFGSNYRTYVDAAGRGDLTARVVGALWWDRHRGAEQIEAFVDMRERGRIGRFSPTSIKIMQDGVCENFTAAVIDPYLDAHGESTGNRGISFVDPEALKGYVTELDRLGFQVHYHALAERAVREALDAIEAALAANGASDNRHHLAHIQVVHPDDIPRFRRLHAVANAQPLWAAHESQMDDLTIPFLGEPRWRWQYPFASLVRAGATLAMGSDWSVSSPDPLEEIHVAVNRRMPPSYPHKVERHDVFIPDERLDLATALAAFTMGSAYVNHLDDTTGSIEVGKFADLTVIDRNPFEHPVEEIADATVEQTFVEGERVFEAVGS; translated from the coding sequence ATGAGCACGAGCGGGAACGCCGATCTTGCCTTCGTGAACGGGGCCGTCTACACGGTCGATGCGGCCCGTTCGTGGGCCCGCGCGGTCGCGGTTCGCGGCGGGCGCATCGTCGGCGTCGGCACCGACGATGACATCAGGGCACACGTCGGCCCGGCGACCGAGGTCGTCGACCTCTCCGGCAGGATGCTCGTGCCCGGCTTCCAGGATGCGCACGTCCATCCGGTGGGCGGGGGCCTCGACATGCTCCAGTGCGACCTGCACGACCTCTCGACCGAGGAGGAGTACCTGCTCGCGATCAAGACGTACGCCGAGGAGCACCCGGAGCGCGAGTGGATCCTGGGCGGCGGGTGGTCGATGGACGTCTTCCCGGGAGGCACGCCCACCAAGGAGCTGCTCGACGCGCTGGTGCCCAACCGATTCGTGTACCTCCCCAACCGCGACGGCCACAGCACTTGGGTCAACTCCAGCGCCCTCGAGCAGGCGGGCATCACGAGGGACACGCCGGACCCTGCCGATGGGCGGATCGAGCGAACCGACGACGGGGAACCTTCCGGGACCCTCCACGAGGGAGCGGCCGAGCTCGTCGGGCGCCACGCCCCCGCGCCCACGGGCGAGGAGATGGCCGAGGCGCTGCTCAAGGGCCAGGAGTATCTCCATTCACTAGGCATCACGGCGTGGCAGGACGCGATCGTCGACGACCACCAGAACTTCGGCAGCAACTATCGGACGTACGTCGACGCGGCGGGCCGCGGCGACCTCACGGCCCGTGTGGTGGGGGCCCTGTGGTGGGATCGCCACCGAGGGGCGGAGCAGATCGAGGCGTTCGTGGACATGCGCGAACGCGGCCGCATCGGCCGGTTCTCCCCCACGAGCATCAAGATCATGCAGGACGGCGTCTGCGAGAACTTCACGGCCGCCGTCATCGACCCCTACCTCGATGCCCACGGCGAGTCGACCGGGAATCGAGGCATCTCGTTCGTGGACCCGGAGGCGTTGAAGGGCTACGTCACCGAGCTCGACCGGCTCGGCTTCCAGGTGCACTACCACGCCCTCGCCGAGCGGGCCGTGCGCGAAGCCCTCGATGCGATCGAGGCCGCGCTGGCCGCGAACGGTGCGAGCGACAACCGGCACCACCTCGCGCATATCCAGGTCGTCCACCCCGACGACATCCCGCGGTTCCGACGCCTGCACGCCGTTGCGAACGCGCAGCCGCTCTGGGCGGCCCACGAGTCGCAGATGGACGACTTGACGATCCCGTTCCTCGGCGAACCTCGGTGGCGGTGGCAGTACCCGTTCGCGAGCCTGGTGCGCGCGGGGGCGACGCTCGCGATGGGCAGCGATTGGAGCGTGTCGAGCCCCGATCCTCTCGAAGAGATCCACGTCGCGGTGAACCGCCGGATGCCCCCGTCCTACCCGCACAAGGTCGAGCGCCACGACGTCTTCATCCCCGACGAGCGCCTCGACCTCGCGACGGCGCTCGCGGCGTTCACGATGGGCTCGGCCTACGTGAACCACCTCGACGACACGACGGGCTCGATCGAGGTGGGCAAGTTCGCCGACCTCACCGTGATCGACCGGAACCCCTTCGAGCACCCGGTCGAAGAGATCGCCGACGCGACGGTCGAGCAGACGTTCGTGGAGGGGGAGCGCGTGTTCGAGGCGGTGGGGTCATGA
- a CDS encoding glycine cleavage T C-terminal barrel domain-containing protein: MRLNDDSIWRPGTEPGPHHEREIGTMVNERQEMLEKSATLYFGPWYRQSPFFNATRRAGCTSYDIYNHMYLPAYYDDPEVEYWALANGVTMWDVGVERTIEVSGPDADRLIDMITCRDLTKCAVKQGKYMLVTAPDGSIVNDPVLLHVAEGRWWMQLADSDAGLYALGVAASSGLDATVSTPDVHPMQVQGPMAAKTLEKLVGPAIYDIKYYWIEEFDVDGIPVVISRTGWTAIPGFEVNLLDYDKGDELWDRIAAAGEEFDIRPIAPCEGRRLEAGIFNYGSDIRLGDTPFHVMGLERLVEEQPQDYIGKVALEELRAKGVDRKLVGIELDGDELRAEMSEYWTVSSDGKPVGHMTDAIWSPGLKKNIGYVWVPIALAEPGNRLDVETEDGDHIVGTTAAIPFVDPRKEKPAGSLAS; this comes from the coding sequence GTGCGCCTGAACGATGATTCAATCTGGCGGCCGGGCACCGAGCCCGGCCCACACCACGAACGGGAGATCGGCACGATGGTGAACGAGCGCCAGGAGATGCTGGAGAAGAGCGCGACCCTGTACTTCGGTCCTTGGTACCGGCAGTCGCCGTTCTTCAACGCGACCCGTCGGGCGGGATGCACGTCGTACGACATCTACAACCACATGTACCTGCCCGCCTATTACGACGACCCCGAGGTCGAGTACTGGGCGCTCGCGAACGGGGTCACGATGTGGGATGTCGGCGTCGAACGCACCATCGAGGTCAGCGGACCCGACGCCGACCGCCTGATCGACATGATCACGTGTCGCGACCTCACGAAGTGCGCCGTCAAGCAGGGCAAGTACATGCTCGTGACCGCGCCCGACGGCTCGATCGTGAACGATCCGGTGCTCCTGCACGTGGCTGAGGGCCGGTGGTGGATGCAGCTCGCCGACTCCGATGCCGGCTTGTACGCACTCGGCGTCGCCGCGTCGAGCGGTCTGGATGCGACGGTCTCGACCCCCGACGTGCATCCGATGCAGGTGCAGGGTCCCATGGCCGCCAAGACCCTCGAGAAGCTCGTCGGCCCCGCGATCTACGACATCAAGTACTACTGGATCGAGGAGTTCGACGTCGACGGCATCCCGGTCGTGATCAGCCGCACGGGCTGGACGGCGATCCCGGGCTTCGAGGTGAACCTGCTCGACTACGACAAGGGTGACGAGCTCTGGGACCGCATCGCGGCGGCGGGGGAGGAGTTCGACATCCGCCCGATCGCGCCCTGCGAGGGACGCCGCCTCGAGGCGGGCATCTTCAACTACGGCTCGGACATCCGACTGGGTGACACCCCGTTCCACGTGATGGGACTCGAGCGCCTCGTCGAGGAACAGCCGCAGGACTACATCGGGAAGGTGGCTCTCGAGGAGTTGCGCGCGAAGGGGGTCGACCGGAAGCTGGTGGGCATCGAGCTCGACGGCGACGAGTTGCGTGCCGAGATGTCCGAGTACTGGACCGTGTCATCGGATGGGAAGCCGGTCGGTCACATGACAGACGCGATCTGGTCGCCGGGCCTGAAGAAGAACATCGGCTACGTGTGGGTGCCGATCGCCCTCGCGGAGCCCGGGAACCGACTCGACGTCGAGACCGAGGACGGGGACCACATCGTCGGCACCACGGCCGCGATCCCGTTCGTCGATCCCCGGAAGGAGAAGCCCGCCGGGTCACTTGCCTCGTAA
- a CDS encoding aromatic ring-hydroxylating dioxygenase subunit alpha, translating to MSTSPIAPELLRPVLAPTLGRARTLPAEAYVSRSVFDWEAEHLFERGWVCVGRADELANPGDQQAFRIGSEGVLVVRDLDGALRGFYNTCRHRGHELLEPGATRTLRAIKCPYHAWVYQLDGSLGAAPRFGDLDGFDKSEYPLIAARIAEWRGWVFVNADGTAPALDRVVGNLDELIAPWETERLFTAETHAYEVAANWKTITENYHECYHCPSIHPALCDVTPVDSGQNFAHDGLWVGGNMELKDFAQTMSLTGESGGVPIRGLDERQRREVYYFGLFPNLLISLHPDYVMTHRIEPLGPSRTRIECQWLFPPEATERADFSPAYASEFWDITNREDWLACESLSRGLQSQGFHQGPFAWSEDEVHIFMAMVAQAYVDGHASRPPQVHEPDTADA from the coding sequence ATGTCGACGAGCCCGATCGCCCCTGAGCTCCTGCGTCCCGTGCTGGCGCCGACGCTCGGCCGTGCCCGGACCCTGCCCGCCGAGGCGTACGTCTCCCGGTCGGTGTTCGACTGGGAGGCGGAGCATCTCTTCGAGCGAGGATGGGTCTGCGTGGGCCGCGCCGACGAGCTCGCGAACCCGGGCGATCAGCAGGCGTTTCGCATCGGGTCCGAGGGCGTCCTCGTCGTGCGCGACCTCGACGGCGCCCTCCGGGGCTTCTACAACACGTGCCGCCACCGGGGGCACGAGCTGCTCGAGCCGGGAGCGACCAGGACCCTCCGTGCGATCAAGTGTCCGTACCACGCGTGGGTCTACCAGCTGGACGGCTCGCTCGGCGCCGCGCCACGGTTCGGTGACCTCGACGGCTTCGACAAGTCCGAGTACCCGCTGATCGCGGCGCGCATCGCGGAGTGGCGCGGCTGGGTTTTCGTGAACGCCGACGGTACCGCACCCGCGCTCGATCGGGTCGTCGGCAACCTCGACGAGCTGATCGCGCCGTGGGAGACGGAGCGGCTCTTCACCGCGGAGACCCACGCCTACGAGGTCGCCGCCAACTGGAAGACGATCACCGAGAACTACCACGAGTGTTACCACTGTCCGTCGATCCACCCGGCCCTCTGCGACGTGACGCCGGTCGACTCCGGTCAGAACTTCGCCCACGACGGGCTCTGGGTCGGCGGGAACATGGAGCTCAAGGACTTCGCGCAGACGATGTCGCTCACGGGCGAGTCGGGCGGCGTGCCGATCCGAGGGCTCGACGAACGCCAGCGGCGGGAGGTCTACTACTTCGGCCTCTTCCCGAACCTGTTGATCAGCCTGCACCCCGACTACGTGATGACCCACCGCATCGAGCCGCTCGGCCCCTCACGCACGAGGATCGAGTGCCAGTGGCTCTTCCCACCCGAGGCGACGGAGCGAGCGGACTTCAGCCCGGCGTACGCGAGCGAGTTCTGGGACATCACGAACCGCGAGGACTGGCTCGCCTGCGAGTCGCTGTCGCGGGGGCTGCAGAGCCAGGGCTTCCACCAGGGTCCGTTCGCCTGGAGCGAAGACGAGGTGCACATCTTCATGGCGATGGTCGCCCAGGCCTACGTCGACGGCCACGCGAGCCGTCCTCCGCAGGTGCACGAGCCCGACACGGCCGACGCCTGA